The following coding sequences lie in one Synergistales bacterium genomic window:
- a CDS encoding glycine/sarcosine/betaine reductase component B subunit: MRLEQHRVHVKDIQWGEATRVDQGVLYVDREEAVSMVSDDERFVEIDLDLARPGESVRIIPVKDAIEPRCKLEGGEGYFPGFCAPEETVGNGKTVVLQGANVITCGPIVGIQEGLIDMSGPGARYNPFSETNNLVMLATPREGLDPHQYEEALRVAGLKLGVYLAEQCRETAADEVKVYEKGTIAEESARYPELPKIVHVCMSITQGLLHDTYLYGVDMKHSLPTLVHPNEILDGAMVSGNCVSACDKNTTYHHVNDPVVTDLYERHGREVNFLGVIPTTEDTRMAGKDRATSFNASLARNLGADGVVITEEGYGNPDTDLCLNAKKCEELGMKTVIVSDEAAGTDGASQGLADATPEIDAFVSAGNVNEMVELPAMEKVIGFPEAIRNLSGGAEESLREDGSIYTELQAVIGSTNELGFSRIGARWV, from the coding sequence ATGCGACTGGAGCAGCACAGGGTCCATGTGAAGGACATCCAGTGGGGCGAGGCAACGCGCGTCGATCAGGGTGTTCTCTATGTGGACAGGGAGGAGGCCGTCTCCATGGTCTCCGACGACGAGCGCTTTGTGGAGATCGATCTCGATCTGGCCAGGCCGGGCGAGAGCGTCCGGATCATCCCGGTGAAGGACGCCATCGAGCCGCGCTGCAAGCTGGAAGGCGGCGAGGGGTACTTCCCTGGTTTCTGCGCGCCCGAGGAGACCGTCGGTAACGGCAAGACCGTGGTGCTCCAGGGCGCCAACGTGATCACCTGCGGGCCCATTGTGGGGATCCAGGAGGGACTGATCGACATGTCGGGCCCCGGCGCCCGGTACAACCCCTTCTCGGAGACCAACAACCTGGTGATGCTGGCCACTCCCCGGGAGGGGCTGGACCCGCACCAGTACGAGGAGGCCCTCCGCGTGGCCGGGCTGAAGCTCGGCGTCTACCTGGCAGAGCAGTGCAGGGAGACGGCGGCCGATGAGGTGAAGGTCTACGAGAAGGGCACCATCGCCGAGGAGAGCGCCAGGTATCCCGAGCTGCCCAAGATCGTCCATGTCTGCATGTCCATCACCCAGGGGCTGCTGCACGACACCTACCTCTACGGCGTGGACATGAAGCACTCCCTGCCTACGCTGGTGCACCCCAACGAGATCCTCGACGGGGCCATGGTCTCCGGCAACTGTGTCTCCGCCTGTGACAAGAACACCACCTACCACCACGTCAACGACCCCGTGGTGACCGACCTCTACGAACGGCACGGCAGGGAGGTCAACTTCCTCGGCGTGATCCCCACCACCGAGGACACCAGGATGGCCGGCAAGGACCGGGCCACCTCCTTCAACGCGTCGCTGGCCAGGAACCTCGGCGCCGACGGCGTGGTGATCACCGAGGAGGGCTACGGCAACCCCGATACGGATCTCTGCCTGAACGCCAAGAAGTGCGAGGAGCTGGGGATGAAGACGGTGATCGTCTCCGACGAGGCGGCCGGCACCGACGGCGCCAGCCAGGGCCTGGCCGACGCCACCCCGGAGATCGACGCCTTCGTCTCCGCCGGCAACGTCAACGAGATGGTGGAGCTCCCCGCCATGGAGAAGGTCATCGGTTTCCCCGAGGCCATCCGGAATCTCTCCGGCGGCGCCGAGGAGAGCCTGCGCGAGGACGGCTCCATCTACACGGAGCTGCAGGCCGTGATCGGCTCCACCAACGAGCTCGGCTTCAGCCGGATCGGCGCCCGCTGGGTCTAG
- a CDS encoding EFR1 family ferrodoxin (N-terminal region resembles flavodoxins. C-terminal ferrodoxin region binds two 4Fe-4S clusters.), with the protein MKILVAYFSGTGNTARVAREIARCLHARGHEAEALSIEGLEIPSLEGVALGVGFPSYGLHYPRILEDFLERLPEQARPVLAFVFSTHAWATGNALTRMARRLEERNILTVARTSFACPSNGARTFFHREHPVYRRMVAVDPELPRKLDGFAAQVDGALGRFAEAPFGDPGSIRLVPRLVGAFAKHVMEGRLYRGFKVERDRCIGCKRCVMDCPDDNLVMEEGKARFVRGNDCLRCMRCITVCPVNAILFGERSRGKGRYTPGFRDGLFREVLGEEQHEE; encoded by the coding sequence ATGAAGATTCTTGTCGCCTACTTTTCGGGCACCGGCAATACGGCCCGTGTCGCCCGGGAGATCGCACGCTGTCTGCATGCGCGGGGGCACGAGGCGGAGGCGCTGTCCATAGAAGGACTGGAGATCCCCTCGCTGGAGGGTGTCGCCCTGGGGGTGGGCTTCCCCTCCTACGGGCTGCACTATCCCCGCATTCTCGAGGATTTTCTGGAGCGTCTGCCCGAGCAGGCCCGCCCCGTGCTGGCCTTTGTATTCTCCACCCACGCCTGGGCGACGGGCAACGCCCTCACCCGTATGGCCCGGCGGCTGGAGGAGCGCAACATCCTTACGGTGGCGCGGACCAGCTTTGCCTGTCCCTCCAACGGCGCCCGGACCTTTTTCCACAGGGAACACCCGGTCTACAGGCGGATGGTTGCCGTGGATCCGGAACTGCCCCGGAAGCTGGATGGCTTTGCCGCCCAGGTGGACGGGGCGCTCGGCCGCTTTGCGGAAGCGCCCTTCGGCGATCCCGGATCGATCCGCCTGGTTCCCAGGCTGGTCGGGGCCTTCGCCAAGCATGTGATGGAGGGCCGGCTCTACCGGGGCTTCAAGGTGGAGCGCGACCGCTGTATCGGCTGCAAACGCTGTGTCATGGACTGTCCCGACGACAATCTGGTGATGGAGGAAGGCAAGGCTCGCTTTGTCCGGGGCAACGACTGCCTGCGCTGCATGCGCTGCATCACCGTCTGTCCGGTGAACGCCATCCTCTTCGGCGAACGCAGCCGCGGCAAGGGGCGCTACACGCCGGGCTTCCGGGACGGTCTCTTCCGGGAGGTCCTGGGCGAGGAACAGCACGAGGAGTAG
- a CDS encoding helix-turn-helix domain-containing protein, with the protein MLDKFAQQIADSTEEVIGYHVLLTDRDGVVVGSSERERVGGSHQPSLQVIARQEELYTDPETARDMEGVKPGVTLPIRLAGAVVGSIALAGTYGEVAQYGHLVQRHAEIYLRERVLAESAAFRERALAEMLQEIASFNPAERDVSLLVTRGHELGFDLTRPRIALVVAVDNIGDLAPGSFRLGAPAENEVQQQALRRELQQRIRSVFPNRQDLLCAGGEGEFALLHLLPRRFRVERFLEDLMERCRGLHTQLTGRSCVAYIGIGTIAYRPEELRRSYHSAWKALSLGRRERQHPGVYNIDSFLFEDLISTVNRETCRHFIDQVLIPLRRQNDWDDLAQTFLAWCDAPCRPGEVAAALNIHRNTLAYRLDKIQRISGIDPRSFRQATLLYLAIRLHRLTGGEPGAAEPRNDR; encoded by the coding sequence ATGCTCGACAAGTTCGCCCAGCAGATCGCCGACAGCACCGAGGAGGTCATCGGCTACCACGTGCTGCTCACCGACCGCGACGGCGTCGTGGTGGGCAGCAGCGAACGGGAACGGGTGGGAGGCAGCCATCAGCCATCGCTGCAGGTCATCGCCAGGCAGGAGGAGCTCTACACCGACCCCGAGACCGCCCGGGATATGGAGGGCGTCAAACCGGGCGTGACCCTGCCCATCCGGCTGGCCGGCGCGGTGGTGGGGTCCATCGCTCTGGCCGGCACCTACGGGGAGGTGGCCCAGTACGGCCATCTGGTGCAGCGCCACGCCGAGATCTATCTGCGGGAGCGGGTGCTGGCCGAGTCGGCCGCCTTCCGGGAGCGGGCCCTGGCCGAGATGCTCCAGGAGATCGCCTCCTTCAACCCCGCCGAGCGGGATGTCTCGCTGCTGGTCACCCGGGGGCACGAACTGGGCTTCGACCTCACCCGCCCCCGGATCGCACTGGTGGTGGCGGTGGACAACATCGGCGACCTGGCGCCGGGCTCCTTCAGACTGGGCGCCCCTGCGGAGAACGAGGTGCAGCAGCAGGCACTGCGGCGGGAGCTGCAGCAGCGCATCCGCAGCGTCTTCCCCAACCGCCAGGATCTGCTCTGCGCGGGCGGCGAAGGGGAGTTCGCCCTCCTCCATCTGCTGCCCCGCCGCTTCCGGGTGGAACGCTTTCTGGAGGATCTGATGGAACGCTGCCGGGGATTGCACACACAGCTCACCGGCCGGAGCTGTGTCGCCTACATCGGCATCGGCACCATCGCCTACCGGCCGGAGGAGCTCCGGCGGAGCTACCACAGCGCCTGGAAGGCCCTCAGCCTGGGCAGGCGGGAGCGACAGCATCCCGGCGTCTACAACATCGACAGCTTCCTCTTCGAGGATCTGATCTCCACCGTCAACCGGGAGACCTGCCGCCACTTCATCGACCAGGTACTCATCCCGCTGCGCAGGCAGAACGACTGGGACGACCTGGCCCAGACCTTCCTGGCCTGGTGCGACGCCCCCTGCAGGCCCGGCGAGGTGGCCGCGGCCCTCAACATCCACCGCAACACCCTGGCCTACCGGCTGGACAAGATCCAGCGCATCAGCGGTATCGACCCCCGGAGCTTCCGCCAGGCCACGCTGCTCTACCTGGCCATCCGGCTGCACCGCCTGACCGGCGGGGAGCCGGGGGCGGCGGAACCCCGCAACGACCGATGA